The Sphingobium sp. CR2-8 genome contains a region encoding:
- a CDS encoding Fic/DOC family protein → MADDPYTYPGTDILRNRLGLTDDATLNEAERRLTMARGAQAARQTFLSSADGYRTLHKHLFQDLYDWAGEDRSVNIAKGGSSFAAPLYIARELEKLFADMAAKNGFRGIARDEFFDRLGNHINELNAIHPFREGNGRTMRHHAAHVAREAGHPIRIASIDKTLWMDASRHGFLTGDHRAMASVLAAAAVQRDAAPEARIGAHGIALLPQRAPPTAQRYRITMNKVREELERYLPPARQQAGERLRTLIDQDAPSEKIAAARTELAYVRHAKGPVYQSHLLTYLGVRQVDAVISAEQTPLERVREIGAALGVQINGQQPVQLQRAVRALERPILPPATRPGRNGLPPRS, encoded by the coding sequence TTGGCCGACGATCCCTACACCTATCCCGGCACCGACATCCTGCGGAACCGGCTTGGACTTACCGACGATGCCACGCTCAATGAAGCCGAGCGGCGGCTGACGATGGCGCGCGGCGCACAGGCCGCCCGCCAGACGTTCCTCAGTTCGGCCGATGGCTATCGAACGCTGCACAAGCACCTGTTCCAAGACCTCTATGATTGGGCAGGCGAGGATCGCAGCGTCAACATCGCGAAGGGTGGATCGAGCTTTGCCGCCCCCCTCTATATCGCTCGCGAACTCGAAAAGCTGTTCGCCGACATGGCGGCGAAAAATGGCTTTCGCGGCATCGCGCGCGACGAGTTTTTCGACCGGCTTGGCAACCACATCAACGAACTCAACGCCATTCACCCTTTCCGCGAAGGCAATGGGCGCACCATGCGCCACCATGCCGCCCATGTCGCGCGTGAGGCAGGCCATCCCATCCGTATCGCCTCGATCGACAAAACACTCTGGATGGATGCGTCGCGGCATGGCTTTCTGACGGGAGATCATCGCGCGATGGCGTCTGTGCTCGCTGCCGCTGCGGTTCAGCGCGACGCCGCGCCGGAAGCGCGCATCGGCGCGCATGGGATCGCCTTGCTCCCCCAGCGCGCGCCCCCGACAGCCCAGCGTTACCGCATCACCATGAACAAGGTGCGCGAGGAATTGGAGCGGTATCTTCCGCCCGCTCGCCAGCAGGCTGGTGAGCGTCTGAGAACGCTAATCGACCAGGATGCGCCGTCAGAGAAGATTGCCGCCGCGCGCACCGAACTGGCCTATGTCCGGCATGCCAAGGGGCCGGTCTATCAATCCCATCTCCTGACCTATCTGGGGGTGCGACAGGTCGATGCGGTCATTTCGGCCGAGCAAACACCGTTGGAGCGCGTGCGGGAGATCGGGGCGGCCTTGGGCGTACAGATCAACGGCCAGCAGCCGGTGCAGCTTCAGCGTGCGGTTCGCGCCCTGGAGCGACCGATCCTGCCCCCGGCCACGCGCCCGGGCAGGAACGGCTTGCCGCCGCGTTCCTGA